In Nicotiana tabacum cultivar K326 chromosome 2, ASM71507v2, whole genome shotgun sequence, the following proteins share a genomic window:
- the LOC142167818 gene encoding putative cell wall protein: protein MANYGHYSIFSFILIILNIILLSFSGHALGGRDIPNYKSTKISDKKQPDSYIEYDGTVLIPGFGRVVVPPKGSHFNPFTYNPITGTNTGTGFIIPNPGTGTEIPGGGSIPLPPSRH, encoded by the coding sequence ATGGCCAACTATGGACACTATTCCATATTTTCCTTCATCTTAATTATCCTCAATATTATTTTACTCTCTTTCTCAGGGCATGCACTTGGGGGGCGTGACATCCCAAATTACAAGAGCACTAAAATCAGTGACAAAAAACAACCAGACTCTTACATAGAGTACGATGGCACTGTTCTAATTCCAGGATTTGGCCGTGTTGTTGTCCCTCCTAAAGGCTCTCATTTCAACCCTTTCACTTACAATCCTATCACTGGTACCAATACTGGCACTGGTTTCATTATTCCCAACCCAGGAACTGGCACTGAAATTCCAGGTGGTGGAAGCATCCCCCTACCACCATCTCGTCATTGA